From the genome of Aigarchaeota archaeon, one region includes:
- a CDS encoding geranylgeranylglyceryl phosphate synthase family protein, which produces NSTDWYYIVGAQMQGSFLVKKYGLEAIPMGYLVFGSDTTVSAIGRVLPLPLNKGEVAAGYALAAQYLGMRFVYLEAGSGAQSPIPPDTIRTVRDTVEITIVVGGGITSPENSYVLAKAGADIIVTGTIVERSKNAELLSRIIQAAREGAASRQWPKKAYPSSVTR; this is translated from the coding sequence AATTCCACCGACTGGTATTATATCGTAGGCGCACAGATGCAAGGGTCGTTCTTAGTTAAGAAGTATGGTCTCGAGGCCATACCAATGGGATACTTAGTTTTCGGTTCGGACACAACGGTATCTGCCATAGGGAGGGTTCTTCCACTTCCGCTCAATAAAGGAGAAGTTGCTGCTGGATACGCTCTGGCCGCTCAGTACCTTGGGATGAGGTTCGTTTACCTTGAAGCTGGTTCAGGTGCACAAAGTCCCATACCACCAGATACTATAAGAACCGTCAGGGATACCGTAGAGATAACGATCGTAGTCGGTGGCGGAATCACCTCTCCCGAAAATTCTTACGTATTAGCTAAAGCAGGTGCTGATATAATCGTTACTGGAACCATAGTCGAAAGGAGCAAGAACGCCGAGTTATTGTCGAGAATAATTCAAGCCGCAAGAGAAGGCGCGGCATCGAGGCAATGGCCAAAGAAGGCCTATCCTAGTTCTGTAACGCGATAA